In a single window of the Balaenoptera acutorostrata chromosome 3, mBalAcu1.1, whole genome shotgun sequence genome:
- the CHMP4A gene encoding charged multivesicular body protein 4a has protein sequence MSGLGRLFGREKKERGPTPEEAIQKLKETEKILIKKQEFLEQKIEQELQTAKKHGTKNKRAALQALRRKKRLEQQLAQTDGTLSTLEFQREAIENATTNAEVLRTMELAAQGMKKAYQDMDIDKVDELMADITEQQEVAQQISDAISRPLGFGDDVDEDELLEELEELEQEELARELLHVGDKEEEPPVTLPCVPSTHLPAGPAPKTDEDEEALKQLAEWVS, from the exons AGAAGAAGGAGAGGGGGCCAACCCCTGAAGAGGCAATACAGAAACTGAAGGAGACGGAGAAGATATTGATCAAGAAACAGGAATTTCTGGAGCAGAAGATTGAACAGGAGCTACAAACTGCCAAGAAGCATGGGACCAAGAATAAGAGAG CCGCCCTACAGGCTTTGCGGAGGAAGAAAAGGTTGGAACAGCAGCTGGCACAAACCGACGGGACATTATCCACCCTGGAGTTTCAGCGTGAGGCCATTGAGAATGCCACCACCAATGCAGAAGTGCTTCGTACCATGGAGCTTGCTGCCCAAGGCATGAAGAAGGCCTACCAGGACAT GGACATTGACAAGGTGGATGAACTGATGGCTGACATCACAGAACAACAGGAGGTGGCCCAGCAGATCTCAGATGCCATTTCTCGACCCTTGGGATTTGGAGACGATGTGGATGAG GATGAACTGTTGGAGGAGCTAGaggagctggagcaggaggaatTGGCCCGAGAGTTGTTACATGTGGGCGAcaaggaggaggagcccccagtcACACTGCCCTGTGTACCCTCTACACATCTTCCTGCAGGGCCAG CTCCCAAAACGGATGAAGATGAAGAAGCACTAAAGCAGTTGGCTGAGTGGGTGTCCTGA